From a region of the Aeoliella mucimassa genome:
- a CDS encoding acetyl-CoA hydrolase/transferase family protein produces MQITTADEAIQVVQSGHRVFVHTASAAPQALVQALGRRARDLHDLEVVHLHTEGSAPYTAPGLRGRVYSNSFFVGANVRPAVNDGYADYIPIFLSEVPGLLRNRVLPLDVAMIQVSPPDRHGFCSLGVSIDASRAATDSAKFVIAQINRHMPRTHGHGLVHISKIDLAVEHDEPLHAHVTAEPTAVERSIGRHVAELVEDGATLQLGIGAIPDAVLAALKDHKDLGIHSEMFSDGVVELVEKGVITGACKARQVGKVVGSFCIGSQRVYDFINDNPSVEMLEASYVNDTAVIRRHPKVTAINSAIEVDLTGQVCADSIGTRIYSGVGGQMDFIRGAALSPGGKPIIALPSTTRKGETRISAVLKLGAGVVTTRAHVHYIATEYGVADLYGKNLRQRARALIDIAHPDHRETLEREAHKRFSTLDWR; encoded by the coding sequence GTGCAAATTACCACCGCAGACGAAGCCATCCAAGTCGTCCAATCGGGCCACCGTGTGTTCGTGCACACGGCGTCCGCAGCCCCTCAAGCGCTGGTCCAAGCGCTCGGTCGCCGCGCCCGCGACCTTCACGACCTCGAAGTTGTGCACCTGCACACCGAAGGTAGTGCCCCTTACACCGCGCCCGGTTTACGTGGCCGCGTTTACTCGAACTCGTTTTTCGTGGGTGCGAATGTTCGCCCGGCCGTGAACGATGGTTACGCCGACTACATTCCCATCTTCCTGAGCGAAGTCCCCGGCCTGCTCCGCAATCGCGTGCTGCCGCTCGACGTCGCGATGATTCAGGTGTCGCCCCCCGATCGCCATGGCTTCTGCTCGCTCGGCGTTTCGATCGACGCTTCGCGTGCGGCCACCGACTCGGCGAAGTTCGTCATCGCCCAGATCAACCGCCACATGCCCCGCACCCACGGGCACGGTTTGGTTCATATCTCGAAGATCGATCTGGCGGTAGAACACGACGAACCGCTACACGCCCACGTTACCGCCGAGCCGACTGCGGTCGAACGCTCGATCGGTCGCCACGTGGCCGAACTAGTGGAAGACGGAGCCACCCTGCAACTTGGCATCGGAGCGATTCCCGACGCAGTGCTCGCTGCGTTGAAGGATCACAAGGACCTTGGCATCCACTCCGAGATGTTCAGCGATGGCGTCGTGGAACTGGTGGAGAAGGGTGTGATCACCGGTGCCTGTAAGGCCCGCCAGGTCGGCAAGGTCGTGGGGTCGTTCTGCATCGGCAGCCAACGCGTGTACGACTTTATCAACGACAATCCTTCGGTCGAAATGCTCGAAGCGAGTTACGTGAACGACACCGCGGTGATTCGTCGCCACCCCAAGGTCACGGCCATCAACAGTGCGATTGAAGTCGACCTGACCGGTCAAGTCTGTGCCGACTCGATCGGCACCCGCATCTACTCGGGTGTGGGTGGTCAGATGGACTTCATCCGTGGTGCAGCCCTGTCGCCCGGCGGCAAGCCGATTATCGCGTTGCCGTCGACCACTCGCAAAGGCGAGACCCGCATCAGTGCGGTACTCAAGCTCGGTGCTGGTGTGGTTACCACACGGGCTCACGTACACTACATCGCCACCGAATACGGCGTGGCCGACCTGTACGGCAAGAACCTGCGTCAACGGGCACGGGCACTCATCGATATCGCCCATCCCGATCACCGCGAAACCCTCGAGCGCGAAGCCCACAAGCGGTTCTCGACCCTCGACTGGCGGTAA
- a CDS encoding TadE/TadG family type IV pilus assembly protein, with amino-acid sequence MNSSLLHRVALRDRRGTTIVETAFVLPIFLMFILSLVEFGHALMVNNVLRSATRAGARLGATEGQTTAKITQHVRQVIGGAIDAQVADISVNSAGVFDEGGSVPETSSEFDALPNIEVADAEPRELFVVRARVDYNDIALVPMPFMSGVVLEGRAFIRHE; translated from the coding sequence ATGAACAGTTCATTACTCCATCGTGTGGCGCTGCGCGATCGACGAGGTACGACCATCGTCGAGACCGCTTTTGTCCTTCCGATCTTCCTAATGTTCATCCTATCGCTGGTCGAGTTTGGCCACGCACTGATGGTGAACAACGTGCTGCGAAGCGCGACGCGAGCAGGCGCTCGTTTAGGAGCCACCGAAGGTCAAACAACCGCCAAGATCACCCAGCATGTTCGCCAAGTGATTGGCGGAGCCATCGATGCCCAGGTGGCTGATATCTCAGTGAACAGTGCCGGAGTCTTCGACGAGGGAGGTTCGGTGCCCGAAACCTCCTCGGAATTTGACGCGCTGCCGAACATCGAAGTTGCCGACGCCGAGCCGCGAGAACTGTTCGTGGTGCGCGCCCGCGTGGACTACAACGACATCGCCTTGGTGCCTATGCCGTTTATGAGCGGCGTAGTGCTCGAAGGCCGAGCATTTATAAGGCACGAATAG
- a CDS encoding polymorphic toxin-type HINT domain-containing protein, with protein sequence MRLNWCFVLTCLLVGAAGTVRADDASVKTGIAERMTREAKSAGATGDLALRDDLLQQAARLAPDFGPAHWNQGEILVDGQWQSIHEVQSAANSSSVTKEYAALREAAADTPSDHLRLARWCRKNDLNDEARFHWLKLLSIDRENREALHGLNLVAFEGDLVEADQLEALRNESREFRKRSDQWRARIAGWHRALKLGGVKAEIALAELGAEVDESAIPEFERLMAGRRGITPAEADRDKELSKAFLLALGQLPSYQACESLVRISVLAEEQELRTLAGEQLKARPEHEYIPLLVSGLAAELETHFEVSISPTGRVQYDHEVFAEGPNGGERAEVSRTGGAVVTYGGDPTSGEAQAVLNRGRRASAGKYQDYQREAAQRVEMVAAINEQRLQINNRIIAVLAQTTGEDLGDSPQAWWDYWYEKNGYESRNGLPEQTYRISTSEMINVYVEPPSSGSPPSSSGPPPPLRHECFAAGTEVWTKTGMQAIETLAAGDLVLTMNERSGELCFRPVLTTTVRAPSPLTHVDAGGYQLQSTPGHPFWVEGKGWQMASELQPGDYIFSAQGSPVEVSSTSPSSEEQEAYNLIVEGNNNYFVGPQGLLSHDNSPRRPELARLGSE encoded by the coding sequence ATGCGACTGAATTGGTGTTTCGTGCTGACCTGCCTGCTGGTCGGTGCGGCGGGAACCGTGCGTGCCGACGATGCATCGGTAAAAACCGGTATCGCCGAACGCATGACACGCGAAGCAAAATCGGCAGGCGCGACGGGCGATCTCGCGCTTCGAGACGACCTGCTGCAGCAAGCCGCTCGGTTGGCCCCCGACTTCGGGCCGGCCCACTGGAACCAGGGCGAAATACTGGTCGACGGGCAATGGCAATCCATCCACGAAGTGCAATCGGCCGCCAATAGTAGCTCCGTAACGAAAGAGTACGCCGCGCTTCGCGAAGCAGCGGCCGACACCCCCAGCGATCATCTTCGCCTGGCGCGATGGTGCCGTAAGAACGATCTGAACGACGAAGCCCGATTTCACTGGCTGAAGCTGCTATCGATCGATCGCGAAAATCGCGAAGCCCTCCATGGGCTGAACCTCGTCGCGTTCGAAGGCGATCTGGTCGAAGCCGATCAACTCGAAGCACTTCGCAACGAGTCACGTGAGTTTCGCAAGCGTAGCGATCAATGGCGGGCGCGGATTGCGGGATGGCACCGCGCGTTAAAACTCGGTGGAGTCAAAGCCGAAATCGCCTTGGCCGAACTCGGAGCCGAAGTGGATGAATCGGCCATCCCCGAGTTCGAACGACTCATGGCCGGCCGGCGTGGTATCACCCCCGCCGAAGCTGATCGCGACAAAGAATTGAGCAAGGCGTTTCTGCTCGCCTTGGGCCAGCTACCGAGTTATCAAGCCTGCGAATCGCTAGTCCGCATCTCGGTGCTTGCCGAAGAGCAGGAGCTCCGCACCCTGGCAGGCGAACAACTCAAGGCGCGTCCTGAGCACGAGTACATTCCGCTGCTGGTTTCCGGATTGGCCGCGGAGCTCGAAACCCACTTCGAAGTCTCCATCTCTCCGACCGGCCGCGTGCAGTACGATCACGAAGTGTTCGCCGAAGGCCCCAACGGCGGCGAGCGGGCCGAGGTTTCGCGGACCGGCGGGGCCGTTGTCACCTACGGGGGCGATCCAACCAGTGGCGAAGCACAAGCAGTCCTCAACCGTGGTCGCCGAGCGTCGGCCGGTAAGTACCAGGATTACCAGCGCGAAGCCGCGCAGCGAGTCGAAATGGTAGCTGCCATCAACGAGCAACGCCTGCAAATCAACAACCGTATCATTGCTGTGCTCGCACAAACCACTGGCGAAGACCTCGGCGACTCGCCGCAAGCCTGGTGGGATTACTGGTACGAGAAGAACGGTTACGAATCGCGGAATGGACTTCCCGAGCAAACCTATCGCATCAGTACGTCGGAGATGATCAACGTTTACGTCGAGCCCCCATCGAGCGGCAGCCCTCCTTCTTCGTCGGGTCCCCCACCCCCATTGCGTCACGAGTGCTTTGCCGCTGGCACCGAGGTCTGGACCAAGACCGGCATGCAGGCCATCGAGACCCTCGCTGCAGGCGATCTGGTACTGACCATGAATGAGCGGAGCGGCGAACTCTGCTTCCGTCCGGTGCTCACCACCACGGTTCGGGCCCCTTCGCCGCTGACGCATGTCGACGCGGGTGGGTATCAGTTGCAATCGACCCCCGGGCACCCCTTCTGGGTCGAAGGCAAAGGCTGGCAAATGGCCAGCGAACTACAACCCGGCGACTACATTTTCTCCGCGCAGGGAAGTCCGGTGGAGGTAAGCTCGACTTCGCCCTCCAGCGAAGAACAAGAAGCCTACAATTTAATTGTCGAGGGGAACAACAACTACTTCGTCGGCCCGCAAGGTTTGCTGTCGCACGACAACAGCCCTCGCCGACCCGAGCTAGCACGTTTAGGTTCGGAGTAG
- a CDS encoding vWA domain-containing protein yields MRTQLNSASNRSQRRGIIIVLTGFLLIGIFAFMALTVDTGRIVLTETEMQNAVDAAALAASQEIAAAVHEAGQTGIDPSLDPNSIAAEAARLMASKVAEANGVFIDPQRDVRFGKRRYDPNTNTWPIDWGANPVNVVQVVARRNNSDSAAPDAALPLAFGWAVGRDSVDILASATAFVEARDMVLVLDFSGSMSDDTEFKAFDSLGQSQVEASIDRMYQQLLDADVRWPDHPERAKWLTEYGEIDSAEGTYVSSNDTNYIFEALGLGDKYPSDDPNFPGQLKYPYPQSGRYSDGTPKGMPSEYTSRNLWKNYISSVKSMGGPYHKKYGYRSLLNYMQKSRIQWYQSEDLWRTSHYPFHAVKNGTSLFLDFLGELDFGDEVGLVSYGTYSVWETTHYDGEVTLDTSSNPITSNYGVIDAIQRRHQAGHYDSYTGMGDGVLKAREMLVGSADDPSDEGHVRYGARPTIILMTDGQANRYPSGWSLPSNFHWNDWTDFDGDGVADYSTSNTNKQYAFYEATEAIRRGITIHTMAVGANADRDIMRAIAAAGDGVFISVPGGSTIAEMESQMIEAFSEIAAKVPPAKLVFEETPVDQL; encoded by the coding sequence ATGCGCACTCAACTCAACTCCGCATCGAATCGCTCGCAACGCCGCGGTATCATTATCGTTCTCACCGGCTTCCTCTTGATTGGTATCTTTGCCTTCATGGCCTTGACGGTCGATACCGGCCGCATCGTGCTTACCGAAACCGAAATGCAAAATGCCGTGGATGCGGCCGCACTAGCAGCGTCGCAAGAAATTGCCGCGGCGGTGCATGAAGCGGGTCAGACAGGAATTGATCCCTCGCTCGATCCCAATAGTATTGCCGCCGAAGCGGCTCGCTTGATGGCCTCGAAGGTGGCCGAAGCCAATGGTGTGTTCATCGATCCCCAGCGTGACGTTCGCTTTGGGAAACGTCGCTACGACCCCAACACGAACACCTGGCCGATCGACTGGGGTGCAAACCCAGTAAACGTGGTGCAGGTGGTTGCGCGTAGGAACAATTCCGACTCCGCCGCGCCGGACGCTGCGCTGCCGCTGGCCTTTGGTTGGGCGGTCGGCCGCGATTCGGTGGACATCCTGGCTTCGGCCACCGCTTTTGTGGAAGCACGCGACATGGTTCTCGTGCTCGATTTCTCCGGCTCGATGAGCGACGACACCGAATTTAAGGCGTTCGACTCGCTTGGCCAGTCGCAGGTCGAAGCCTCGATCGACCGCATGTACCAGCAACTGCTCGATGCCGACGTCCGCTGGCCCGATCATCCCGAACGTGCTAAGTGGCTCACCGAGTATGGTGAGATCGACTCGGCCGAGGGTACCTACGTGTCGAGCAACGACACGAACTACATCTTCGAAGCCTTGGGGCTTGGAGATAAGTACCCGTCGGACGACCCCAACTTCCCGGGTCAACTCAAGTATCCCTACCCTCAGTCGGGACGTTACTCCGACGGCACTCCCAAAGGCATGCCGAGTGAGTACACCAGCCGCAACCTGTGGAAGAACTACATCAGTAGCGTGAAGTCGATGGGTGGTCCCTACCACAAGAAGTACGGGTATCGCTCACTGCTCAACTACATGCAAAAGAGCCGCATCCAATGGTATCAATCGGAGGACCTATGGCGCACCTCGCACTACCCGTTCCACGCAGTGAAGAATGGCACCTCGCTGTTCCTCGACTTCCTGGGCGAACTCGACTTCGGCGATGAAGTCGGCCTGGTGAGCTATGGTACCTATTCGGTGTGGGAAACCACCCACTACGACGGAGAAGTGACGCTCGATACTTCGAGCAACCCAATCACTTCCAACTATGGAGTGATCGATGCCATCCAACGCCGCCACCAGGCGGGTCATTACGACTCGTACACCGGTATGGGCGATGGCGTGCTCAAGGCTCGCGAGATGCTTGTCGGCAGTGCCGACGACCCGTCGGACGAAGGACACGTGCGGTACGGTGCCCGTCCCACCATCATCCTGATGACCGACGGTCAAGCCAATCGTTACCCATCAGGATGGAGCTTGCCGAGTAACTTCCATTGGAACGACTGGACCGACTTCGACGGCGACGGTGTTGCCGACTATTCAACGAGCAACACGAACAAGCAATACGCGTTCTACGAAGCCACCGAAGCGATTCGCCGAGGCATTACCATCCACACCATGGCCGTGGGTGCGAACGCCGATCGCGACATCATGCGGGCGATTGCCGCCGCTGGCGATGGTGTTTTCATCAGCGTGCCTGGTGGTTCGACGATTGCCGAAATGGAATCGCAAATGATCGAAGCGTTTAGCGAAATCGCCGCCAAGGTTCCGCCCGCGAAGCTGGTGTTCGAAGAAACGCCGGTCGACCAACTGTAA
- a CDS encoding TadE family protein gives MFRRMPLRRTPLGPKVSGKHGIAAVEFAVVAPVLVAIMFGMMSVNRAFETQNLLSIAAREGARFASMDRNGMLAEGSTGNQKLEQDIKSFLASNGISADSITVEVKDFENPETDFNIDDPNNDLRLFEVRVSVNYSAVSYTSVPNGSDYALTASVVFRNGRANLSD, from the coding sequence ATGTTCCGCCGTATGCCCCTCCGCAGAACACCCCTCGGCCCGAAGGTCTCTGGAAAGCACGGAATCGCCGCAGTGGAGTTTGCGGTGGTTGCTCCAGTTCTGGTCGCCATTATGTTCGGCATGATGTCGGTAAACCGGGCTTTCGAAACGCAGAACCTGCTTAGCATCGCCGCCCGCGAAGGTGCCCGCTTCGCATCGATGGATCGTAATGGGATGCTCGCCGAAGGATCGACCGGCAATCAGAAGCTTGAGCAGGACATCAAGAGCTTCCTCGCTTCCAACGGCATCTCCGCCGATTCGATCACGGTGGAAGTCAAGGATTTCGAGAATCCGGAAACCGACTTCAACATCGATGATCCCAATAACGATCTCCGGCTGTTCGAAGTCCGGGTGTCGGTCAACTATTCGGCAGTTAGCTACACGTCTGTTCCCAATGGTAGTGACTACGCGCTGACCGCTTCGGTGGTATTCCGAAACGGCCGGGCGAACCTGTCCGACTAA